A single Macaca mulatta isolate MMU2019108-1 chromosome 11, T2T-MMU8v2.0, whole genome shotgun sequence DNA region contains:
- the SMUG1 gene encoding single-strand selective monofunctional uracil DNA glycosylase isoform X1 gives MPQAFLLGSIHEPAGALMEPQPCPGSLAESFLEEELRLSAELSQLQFSESVGVIYNPLEYAWEPHRNYVTRYCQGPKEVLFLGMNPGPFGMAQTGVPFGEVSMVRDWLGIGGPVLTPPQEHPKRPVLGLECPQSEVSGARFWGFFRNLCGQPEVFFHHCFVHNLCPLLFLAPSGRNLTPAELPAKQREQLLRICDAALCRQVQLLGVRLVVGVGRLAEQRARRALAGLMPEVQVEGLLHPSPRNPQANKGWEAVAKERLNELGLLPLLLK, from the exons ATGCCCCAGGCTTTCCTGCTGGGGTCCATCCATGAGCCTGCAGGTGCCCTGATggagccccagccctgccctggaaGCTTGGCTgagagcttcctggaggaggagcttCGGCTCAGTGCTGAGCTGAGCCAGCTGCAGTTTTCGGAGTCTGTGGGCGTCATCTACAATCCCTTGGAGTATGCATGGGAGCCACATCGCAACTACGTGACTCGCTACTGCCAGGGCCCCAAGGAAGTGCTCTTCCTGGGCATGAACCCTGGACCTTTTGGCATGGCCCAGACTGGG GTGCCCTTTGGGGAAGTAAGCATGGTCCGGGACTGGTTGGGCATTGGGGGGCCTGTGCTGACCCCTCCCCAAGAGCATCCTAAACGACCAGTGCTGGGACTGGAGTGTCCACAGTCAGAAGTGAGTGGTGCCCGATTCTGGGGCTTTTTCCGGAACCTCTGTGGACAGCCTGAGGTCTTCTTCCATCACTGTTTTGTCCACAATCTATGCCCTCTGCTTTTCCTGGCTCCCAGCGGGCGCAACCTCACCCCTGCTGAGCTGCCTGCCAAGCAGCGAGAACAGCTTCTTCGGATCTGTGATGCAGCCCTCTGCCGGCAGGTGCAGCTGCTGGGGGTGCGGCTGGTGGTGGGAGTTGGGCGACTGGCAGAGCAGCGGGCACGACGGGCTCTGGCAGGCCTGATGCCAGAGGTCCAGGTGGAAGGGCTCCTGCATCCCTCTCCCCGTAACCCACAGGCCAACAAGGGCTGGGAGGCAGTGGCCAAGGAAAGATTGAATGAGCTGGGGCTGCTGCCACTGCTGTTGAAATGA
- the SMUG1 gene encoding single-strand selective monofunctional uracil DNA glycosylase (The RefSeq protein has 1 substitution compared to this genomic sequence) — MPQAFLLGSIHEPAGALMEPQPCPGSLAESFLEEELRLSAELSQLQFSESVGVIYNPLEYAWEPHRNYVTRYCQGPKEVLFLGMNPGPFGMAQTGVPFGEVSIVRDWLGIGGPVLTPPQEHPKRPVLGLECPQSEVSGARFWGFFRNLCGQPEVFFHHCFVHNLCPLLFLAPSGRNLTPAELPAKQREQLLRICDAALCRQVQLLGVRLVVGVGRLAEQRARRALAGLMPEVQVEGLLHPSPRNPQANKGWEAVAKERLNELGLLPLLLK; from the exons ATGCCCCAGGCTTTCCTGCTGGGGTCCATCCATGAGCCTGCAGGTGCCCTGATggagccccagccctgccctggaaGCTTGGCTgagagcttcctggaggaggagcttCGGCTCAGTGCTGAGCTGAGCCAGCTGCAGTTTTCGGAGTCTGTGGGCGTCATCTACAATCCCTTGGAGTATGCATGGGAGCCACATCGCAACTACGTGACTCGCTACTGCCAGGGCCCCAAGGAAGTGCTCTTCCTGGGCATGAACCCTGGACCTTTTGGCATGGCCCAGACTGGG GTGCCCTTTGGGGAAGTAAGCATGGTCCGGGACTGGTTGGGCATTGGGGGGCCTGTGCTGACCCCTCCCCAAGAGCATCCTAAACGACCAGTGCTGGGACTGGAGTGTCCACAGTCAGAAGTGAGTGGTGCCCGATTCTGGGGCTTTTTCCGGAACCTCTGTGGACAGCCTGAGGTCTTCTTCCATCACTGTTTTGTCCACAATCTATGCCCTCTGCTTTTCCTGGCTCCCAGCGGGCGCAACCTCACCCCTGCTGAGCTGCCTGCCAAGCAGCGAGAACAGCTTCTTCGGATCTGTGATGCAGCCCTCTGCCGGCAGGTGCAGCTGCTGGGGGTGCGGCTGGTGGTGGGAGTTGGGCGACTGGCAGAGCAGCGGGCACGACGGGCTCTGGCAGGCCTGATGCCAGAGGTCCAGGTGGAAGGGCTCCTGCATCCCTCTCCCCGTAACCCACAGGCCAACAAGGGCTGGGAGGCAGTGGCCAAGGAAAGATTGAATGAGCTGGGGCTGCTGCCACTGCTGTTGAAATGA